A genomic region of Candidatus Eisenbacteria bacterium contains the following coding sequences:
- a CDS encoding acyl-CoA dehydrogenase yields the protein MDFLLNEEQQAVRTMVREFAQSEIEPIAADIDATHRFPEENVKKMAELGLLGMFVPEEFGGAGLDYVSYVVAIEELSRACASHGVIASVNNSLVCYPLLKYANDEQKKRFLEPLARGEYLGAYCLTEPNAGSNAANQETTAVRDGNDWVLNGTKLFVTNAGPATHLLAYATTEKAKGTRGITAFVIEADREGVKKGQKEHKLGIHASDTREIAFVDCRVPSANMLGPEGAGYKVALDTLAGGRIGIAAQAVGIAQASLEAAQRYATERSQFDRRIGEFPAIQAMLADMATAVDASRMLTCQAAWLKDQGRPHNLESSMAKLFAAESATMCANHAVQIHGGYGYLAEYKVERYYRDAKICEIYEGTSEIQKMVIALNVLKAFEGVA from the coding sequence ATGGACTTTCTCCTCAACGAAGAGCAGCAGGCGGTGCGCACCATGGTGCGCGAGTTCGCCCAGTCCGAGATCGAGCCGATCGCCGCCGACATTGACGCCACCCACCGCTTTCCCGAAGAGAACGTGAAGAAGATGGCCGAGCTGGGCCTCCTGGGCATGTTCGTGCCGGAGGAGTTCGGCGGCGCGGGGCTGGACTACGTGTCCTACGTGGTGGCCATCGAGGAGCTCTCGCGCGCGTGCGCCTCCCACGGCGTGATCGCCTCGGTCAATAACTCCCTGGTGTGCTACCCGCTGCTGAAGTACGCCAATGACGAGCAGAAGAAGCGCTTCCTGGAGCCGCTGGCGCGCGGGGAGTACCTGGGCGCGTACTGCCTCACCGAGCCCAACGCCGGGTCCAACGCCGCGAACCAGGAGACCACCGCGGTCCGCGACGGGAACGACTGGGTCCTGAACGGCACGAAGCTGTTCGTCACCAACGCCGGCCCGGCCACCCACCTGCTCGCCTACGCCACCACCGAGAAGGCGAAGGGAACGCGCGGCATCACCGCGTTCGTGATCGAGGCGGACCGCGAGGGCGTGAAGAAGGGCCAGAAGGAGCACAAGCTGGGCATCCACGCCTCCGACACCCGCGAGATCGCGTTCGTGGACTGCCGCGTGCCGTCCGCCAACATGCTGGGTCCCGAGGGCGCGGGCTACAAGGTGGCGCTGGACACGCTCGCCGGCGGGCGCATCGGGATCGCCGCACAGGCCGTGGGCATCGCGCAGGCCTCCCTGGAGGCGGCGCAGCGCTACGCCACGGAGCGCAGCCAGTTCGACCGGAGGATCGGCGAGTTCCCGGCCATCCAGGCGATGCTCGCGGACATGGCCACCGCGGTGGACGCGTCGCGCATGCTCACCTGCCAGGCCGCGTGGCTCAAGGACCAGGGTCGGCCGCACAACCTGGAATCGTCCATGGCCAAGCTGTTCGCGGCCGAGTCGGCCACCATGTGCGCCAACCACGCGGTGCAGATCCACGGCGGTTACGGGTACCTGGCCGAGTACAAGGTGGAGCGCTACTACCGCGACGCCAAGATCTGCGAGATCTACGAGGGCACCTCGGAGATCCAGAAGATGGTGATCGCGCTGAACGTGCTGAAGGCGTTCGAGGGGGTGGCATGA
- a CDS encoding acyl-CoA dehydrogenase: MNFDLTPEQLEVRDLVRELAQKEWGPASEKWESDGAIPEAVMSQVAELGFMGLAIPDEFGGNAYDYLTSTLVVEEIARVSASLAITVAVHNSVGAWPILTYGTEDQKKRYLPRMAKGMLGAFCLSEPDAGSDASNLSTTAVRDGDHYVLNGAKNWVTNGSRAGLFTIYAVTDKSRGSKGLSAFLVERGAPGLVYGKKEDKMGLRASDTLGLTLEDCRVPVANRLGGENEGFKFAMAALDGGRIGVAAQALGVAQAAFEHAVKYSRVRKAFGGPICDLQPVQWMIADMARRVAAARLLTYRAAWMRDRKMPFGRQAAMAKLFASEAATFVAHRAIQVHGGYGYVREYLVERHYRDARVMEIYEGTSEIQRLVIARSLLKEGVTPM; encoded by the coding sequence ATGAACTTCGATCTCACGCCCGAGCAGCTCGAAGTCCGCGACCTGGTCCGGGAGCTGGCGCAGAAGGAGTGGGGCCCCGCCTCTGAGAAGTGGGAATCCGATGGCGCCATCCCCGAGGCGGTGATGAGCCAGGTGGCGGAGCTGGGGTTCATGGGCCTGGCCATCCCCGACGAGTTCGGCGGCAACGCCTACGACTACCTGACCTCCACGCTGGTGGTGGAGGAGATCGCCCGCGTGTCGGCGTCGCTGGCCATCACCGTGGCGGTGCACAACTCGGTGGGCGCGTGGCCCATCCTGACCTACGGCACCGAGGACCAGAAGAAGCGCTACCTGCCCCGGATGGCCAAGGGGATGCTGGGGGCGTTCTGCCTGAGCGAACCGGACGCGGGTTCCGACGCATCCAATCTCAGCACCACCGCGGTGCGCGACGGGGACCATTACGTGCTCAACGGCGCCAAGAACTGGGTCACCAACGGCTCCCGCGCCGGCCTGTTCACCATCTACGCCGTCACCGACAAGTCCCGCGGTTCGAAGGGCCTGTCGGCGTTCCTGGTGGAGCGCGGGGCCCCGGGCCTGGTGTACGGCAAGAAGGAAGACAAGATGGGTCTGCGGGCCTCGGACACCCTGGGGCTGACCCTGGAGGACTGCCGGGTGCCGGTGGCCAACCGCCTGGGCGGCGAGAACGAGGGCTTCAAGTTCGCCATGGCCGCCCTCGACGGCGGCCGCATCGGCGTGGCCGCGCAGGCGCTGGGGGTGGCCCAGGCCGCCTTCGAGCACGCGGTGAAGTACTCGCGGGTGCGCAAGGCGTTCGGCGGGCCGATCTGCGACCTGCAGCCGGTGCAGTGGATGATCGCCGACATGGCCCGCCGCGTGGCGGCGGCCCGCCTGCTCACCTACCGCGCGGCGTGGATGCGCGACCGGAAGATGCCCTTCGGACGGCAGGCCGCGATGGCCAAGCTGTTCGCGTCCGAAGCCGCGACGTTCGTGGCCCACAGGGCCATCCAGGTGCACGGCGGCTACGGCTACGTGCGGGAGTACCTGGTGGAGCGCCACTACCGCGACGCCCGGGTGATGGAGATCTACGAGGGCACCTCGGAGATCCAGCGCCTGGTGATCGCGCGTTCCCTGCTCAAGGAGGGTGTCACGCCGATGTGA
- a CDS encoding DUF362 domain-containing protein: protein MDLAGYSQELSKDHETCLRINISWHVYMPACSTTPWQLDGVIGKLVADGWDPKRLVAAQNKTVVVDCREGAVNNRLQPVLDKFGVPIAYLNEPPTKWIKYQPKSPMLVLDKVFPNGIEVPESLIGRNVIHLPTTKTHVFTGTTGAMKNAFGGLLNLNRHWTHSVIHETLVDLLRIQKEIHPGIFAVMDGTIAGDGPGPRAMRPHIKNYILASNDCVAIDAIAARMMGFDPMEMKFIRLAHEAGLGVGDPKEIEIVGEDISAVNYGFRKDEDTFASRGQKLIYWGPLKPLENILLRSPIVPWSFLASRLYHDGFWYPFIGKGRVNAVMQSEWGKLFRSY, encoded by the coding sequence ATGGACCTGGCGGGCTACTCGCAGGAGCTCTCGAAGGACCACGAGACCTGCCTGCGAATCAACATTTCCTGGCATGTGTACATGCCGGCCTGCTCCACCACGCCGTGGCAGCTGGACGGCGTGATCGGCAAGCTGGTCGCGGACGGCTGGGATCCGAAGCGCCTGGTGGCGGCGCAGAACAAGACCGTGGTGGTGGACTGCCGCGAGGGCGCGGTGAACAACCGGCTGCAGCCGGTGCTGGACAAGTTCGGCGTGCCCATCGCCTACCTCAACGAGCCGCCCACGAAGTGGATCAAGTACCAGCCCAAGTCGCCGATGCTGGTGCTGGACAAGGTGTTTCCCAACGGCATCGAGGTTCCGGAGAGCCTGATCGGCCGGAACGTGATCCACCTGCCGACCACCAAGACGCACGTGTTCACCGGCACCACCGGCGCGATGAAGAATGCCTTCGGGGGGCTGCTGAACCTGAACCGCCACTGGACCCACAGCGTGATCCACGAGACGCTCGTGGACCTGCTGCGGATCCAGAAGGAGATCCACCCCGGTATCTTCGCGGTCATGGACGGCACCATCGCCGGCGACGGCCCCGGACCGCGCGCCATGCGCCCGCACATCAAGAACTACATCCTGGCCAGCAACGACTGCGTGGCCATTGACGCCATCGCGGCCAGGATGATGGGCTTCGATCCCATGGAGATGAAGTTCATCCGCCTGGCGCACGAGGCCGGGCTGGGCGTGGGGGACCCGAAGGAGATCGAGATCGTGGGCGAGGACATCTCCGCGGTGAACTACGGGTTCCGCAAGGACGAGGACACCTTCGCCTCGCGCGGCCAGAAGCTGATCTACTGGGGCCCGCTCAAGCCGCTGGAGAACATCCTGCTGCGCTCGCCCATCGTGCCGTGGTCGTTCCTCGCGTCCCGGCTCTACCACGACGGGTTCTGGTACCCCTTCATCGGCAAGGGCCGGGTGAACGCGGTGATGCAGAGCGAGTGGGGGAAGTTGTTCCGGTCGTACTGA
- a CDS encoding ammonium transporter, with the protein MLQLDTGNTGFMLLCSSLVMLMTPGLAFFYGGLVGRRNVLAIMIQSFVSMGWTTVLWWVCGFSMCFSGDYKSGTDFAGIVGNLDWAFLRNVTLAAPSPNATIPMIVFCAYQMMFAIITPALITGAFANRVTFKAYFLFLTAWLLLVYFPFVHMVWGGGILGVWGVRDFAGGIVVHNIAGMAALASVLYVGRRKVADRGPHSIPLVALGTGLLWFGWYGFNAGSEFRVDSVTAVAFLNTDIAASFAAIAWLAVDWMTSRKPKFLGLLTGAVAGLATITPAAGYVSPSIAALIGTAAGVVCFFAVALKNRMQWDDALDVWGVHGVGGMLGIILLGVFATTTWNPAANGGVNGLLAGNPGFFLAQCGAVLGSSVWAFTFTWIMLWLIDRVVKVRVEEGHEEIGLDEALHGEQAYLEAGV; encoded by the coding sequence ATGCTACAACTCGACACTGGCAACACCGGCTTCATGCTGCTCTGCAGCAGCCTGGTCATGCTCATGACGCCCGGCCTGGCGTTCTTCTACGGCGGCCTGGTGGGCCGCCGAAACGTGCTCGCGATCATGATCCAGAGCTTCGTTTCCATGGGCTGGACCACTGTGCTCTGGTGGGTATGCGGTTTCTCGATGTGCTTCTCCGGTGACTACAAGAGCGGGACCGACTTCGCCGGCATCGTCGGGAACCTCGACTGGGCTTTCCTGCGCAACGTGACCCTCGCCGCCCCCTCGCCGAACGCGACCATCCCGATGATCGTGTTCTGCGCCTACCAGATGATGTTCGCGATCATCACGCCGGCCCTGATCACCGGTGCGTTCGCCAACCGCGTCACCTTCAAGGCGTACTTCCTGTTCCTGACCGCCTGGCTGCTGCTGGTCTACTTCCCCTTCGTGCACATGGTGTGGGGTGGCGGGATCCTGGGCGTGTGGGGGGTGCGGGACTTCGCCGGCGGCATCGTGGTGCACAACATCGCCGGCATGGCGGCACTGGCGTCGGTGCTCTACGTGGGGCGGCGCAAGGTGGCGGACCGCGGGCCGCACAGCATCCCGCTGGTGGCCCTGGGCACCGGGCTGCTGTGGTTCGGCTGGTATGGCTTCAACGCCGGCTCGGAATTCCGGGTGGACTCGGTTACCGCGGTGGCGTTCCTCAACACCGACATCGCGGCCTCCTTCGCCGCCATCGCCTGGCTGGCGGTGGACTGGATGACCAGCCGGAAGCCCAAGTTCCTGGGCCTGCTCACGGGCGCGGTGGCCGGACTGGCCACCATCACCCCGGCCGCGGGGTACGTGTCGCCTTCCATCGCGGCGCTGATCGGGACCGCGGCGGGCGTGGTGTGCTTCTTCGCGGTGGCGCTCAAGAACCGGATGCAGTGGGACGATGCGCTGGACGTGTGGGGGGTGCACGGCGTGGGGGGGATGTTGGGGATCATCCTCCTGGGCGTGTTTGCCACCACCACTTGGAACCCGGCGGCCAACGGCGGCGTGAACGGGCTGCTCGCAGGCAACCCCGGCTTCTTCCTGGCGCAGTGTGGCGCGGTCCTGGGCTCCTCGGTGTGGGCCTTCACGTTCACCTGGATCATGCTGTGGCTGATCGATCGCGTGGTGAAGGTGCGCGTGGAGGAGGGACACGAGGAGATCGGGCTGGACGAGGCGCTGCACGGCGAGCAGGCATACCTGGAAGCGGGGGTGTAG
- a CDS encoding porin → MAAPLALAAILAAGAWAGPVRAADSTSTRPWYQSITLNGLVESSISHSFNRPGSRTNALRVFDTDDNTWRLDLLELVVQQSPAGPGHAGFRFDLATGSSVPRVAAAAGLFRDPKTGEAGDMDLQQAYLGYVAPVGSGLRMDLGKFITHTGAEVIDGYDGFNDNATRSFLFGYAIPFTHTGLRLSYALGPRLSAQACVMNGWDNARDNNGALTFGGQLAWTPTPALTVFLNALAGPEQAGNDSSRRSLADVVITWKMHPRVTLGLNADLGHEIAAADSGRADAQWEGLAGYARVVVAGGFSVAARGEYFRDRQGARTGTAQKVREVTLTPELRVAGGMLLRADLRHDWSDAAVFDREGGGTKSQTTLMFEAILPF, encoded by the coding sequence GTGGCGGCCCCGCTGGCCCTGGCTGCAATCCTGGCGGCCGGAGCCTGGGCCGGGCCCGTGCGGGCCGCAGACAGTACTTCCACCCGGCCCTGGTACCAGTCCATCACTCTCAATGGGCTGGTGGAATCGTCCATTTCGCACAGCTTCAACCGCCCCGGCAGCAGGACCAACGCGCTGCGGGTGTTCGACACGGATGACAACACCTGGCGCCTGGACCTGCTGGAGCTGGTGGTGCAGCAGTCGCCGGCCGGCCCCGGGCACGCGGGCTTCCGATTCGACCTCGCGACCGGATCCTCGGTGCCACGCGTGGCGGCGGCCGCGGGGCTGTTCCGCGATCCGAAGACCGGTGAGGCGGGGGACATGGACCTGCAGCAGGCCTACCTTGGCTACGTGGCCCCCGTGGGTTCCGGGTTGAGGATGGATCTCGGCAAGTTCATCACCCACACGGGCGCCGAGGTAATCGACGGCTACGACGGTTTCAACGACAACGCCACCCGCTCGTTCCTGTTCGGCTACGCCATCCCGTTCACGCACACCGGGCTGCGCCTGAGCTATGCGCTCGGCCCGCGGCTCAGCGCGCAGGCCTGCGTGATGAACGGATGGGACAACGCCCGGGACAACAACGGCGCGCTCACCTTCGGCGGCCAACTGGCATGGACTCCCACGCCGGCGTTGACCGTGTTCCTCAACGCGCTTGCCGGACCGGAGCAGGCGGGGAACGACAGCAGCCGGCGCAGCCTGGCCGACGTGGTGATCACGTGGAAGATGCACCCGCGGGTGACGCTGGGGCTCAACGCCGACCTGGGTCACGAGATCGCCGCTGCCGACTCGGGGCGGGCCGACGCCCAGTGGGAGGGCCTGGCGGGATACGCGCGCGTGGTCGTGGCCGGCGGGTTTTCGGTGGCCGCGCGCGGCGAGTATTTCCGCGACCGGCAGGGGGCGCGCACCGGCACCGCCCAGAAGGTCAGGGAGGTCACGCTCACGCCGGAGCTGCGCGTGGCCGGAGGCATGCTGCTGCGGGCCGACCTGCGCCACGACTGGTCGGACGCGGCGGTGTTCGACAGGGAAGGCGGCGGGACGAAGTCCCAGACCACGCTGATGTTCGAGGCGATCCTGCCCTTCTAG
- a CDS encoding sigma-54-dependent Fis family transcriptional regulator, whose product MKPEARILLVDDSPSTLEVLERHLSAEGHSVAAADGTRRALELLSRDPFDLVIADLRMPDGDGMDLVRHVRERLPDTEVMMITGYATIQGAVDAVKTGAAEYLAKPFTREELLAAVERALERLRTTRRACGTARDNRFGLVGECEPMVAAFAAMERLAGSESRVLFLGEPGTGRSTAARALAALDRPGRTLVEASLAGPEDPVELLKRAAGGTVLLHDAAWAPPSRLEALGRVLSRRGLREARVLAVAEPDLAELATHGKLMREVLGALAEVQIALPPLRERGGDISALAEHFAARLPATGAGPAFAGSARAALLAYGWPGNLTELRQVVATSLSRSAARPLERRDLPAAIRETSEASTQTLAEVEIGHIRRVLASVGGNKSRAAALLGINRKTLTDKLRPGPA is encoded by the coding sequence ATGAAACCTGAAGCGCGCATCCTGCTGGTGGACGACTCGCCGTCCACGCTGGAGGTCCTGGAGCGGCACCTTTCGGCGGAGGGCCATTCGGTGGCCGCGGCCGACGGCACCCGTCGGGCGCTGGAGCTGCTGTCACGGGACCCGTTCGACCTGGTCATCGCCGATCTGCGGATGCCCGACGGCGACGGCATGGACCTGGTGCGGCACGTGCGTGAGCGGCTGCCGGACACGGAAGTGATGATGATCACCGGCTACGCCACCATCCAGGGTGCGGTGGATGCCGTGAAGACCGGCGCGGCCGAGTACCTGGCCAAGCCGTTCACGCGCGAGGAACTGCTGGCTGCCGTGGAGCGCGCGCTGGAGAGGTTGCGCACCACCCGCAGGGCCTGCGGCACGGCGCGGGACAACCGCTTCGGGCTGGTGGGCGAGTGCGAGCCGATGGTGGCGGCGTTTGCAGCGATGGAGCGGCTGGCGGGCTCCGAGTCGCGGGTGCTGTTCCTGGGCGAGCCCGGCACCGGGCGCTCGACCGCCGCGCGCGCGCTCGCGGCCCTCGACCGCCCGGGCCGGACGTTGGTCGAAGCCTCCCTCGCGGGGCCGGAAGACCCCGTGGAACTGCTCAAGCGGGCCGCCGGAGGCACGGTGCTGCTGCACGACGCGGCGTGGGCGCCGCCCTCGCGGCTGGAGGCGCTGGGGCGCGTGCTGTCACGGCGGGGCCTCCGCGAGGCGAGGGTGCTGGCCGTGGCCGAGCCGGACCTGGCGGAACTTGCGACCCACGGGAAGCTGATGCGGGAAGTGCTCGGGGCGCTGGCGGAGGTGCAGATCGCGCTGCCGCCGCTCCGGGAGCGCGGCGGCGACATCTCCGCCCTGGCGGAGCACTTCGCGGCCCGCCTGCCCGCGACCGGAGCGGGCCCGGCGTTCGCCGGGTCCGCCCGGGCCGCGTTGCTGGCCTACGGCTGGCCGGGCAACCTCACGGAGCTGCGCCAGGTGGTCGCCACCTCGCTTTCCCGAAGCGCTGCCCGTCCGCTGGAGCGTCGGGACCTGCCCGCGGCGATCCGGGAGACCTCGGAGGCGTCGACCCAAACGCTGGCCGAGGTGGAGATCGGGCACATCCGGCGCGTGCTGGCCTCCGTGGGCGGAAACAAGAGCCGCGCCGCCGCGCTCCTGGGCATCAATCGCAAGACCCTGACCGACAAGCTGCGCCCCGGGCCGGCCTGA
- a CDS encoding PAS domain-containing sensor histidine kinase yields the protein MPAETDSSRVEWALRERVKELTCLYGIARAERTPGLSLEELLQRIVDLLPPAWQHPEVATARIRLDGLEVVSHGFAEGPFRQAAEILFLGGRRGAVEVFYVEPRPDSDEGPFLAEERSLIDDVAWQVGLIRQRRLSAEERSRMEEQLRSADRLASVGRLAAGVAHELNEPLAAILGYAELIGQNFGLPDATSRDLGQIVSATLRAREIVRKLLVFARRVPPERRPVKLEPIIRDALLLLRARCERAGVRVALQSGPGLPEIVADAGQLQQVVLNLCANAVQSMARGGTLRVSTVPAGGGVLLTVEDDGEGMTEEVCRQIFTPFFTTKGVGQGTGLGLSVVHGIVTGHGGTIRVESEPGRGTRFEVLLPPEPPEGPPAGEPLPDET from the coding sequence ATGCCCGCCGAGACAGACTCCAGCCGCGTCGAATGGGCCCTTCGGGAGCGGGTCAAGGAGCTGACCTGCCTCTACGGCATCGCGCGCGCGGAACGCACGCCGGGGCTCTCCCTCGAGGAACTCCTTCAGCGCATCGTCGACCTGCTCCCCCCGGCCTGGCAGCACCCGGAGGTGGCCACCGCCCGCATTCGCCTCGACGGCCTCGAGGTGGTATCCCACGGATTCGCCGAGGGGCCCTTCCGGCAGGCGGCGGAGATCCTGTTCCTGGGCGGGCGCCGGGGGGCGGTGGAGGTGTTCTACGTCGAACCACGGCCGGATTCCGACGAGGGCCCGTTCCTGGCCGAGGAGCGCAGCCTGATCGACGATGTCGCATGGCAGGTGGGCCTGATCCGGCAGCGCCGCCTCTCGGCGGAGGAGCGTTCGCGGATGGAGGAGCAGCTCCGGAGCGCCGACCGGCTGGCCTCCGTGGGACGTCTCGCCGCCGGCGTGGCGCACGAGCTCAACGAACCGCTGGCCGCGATCCTGGGCTACGCCGAGCTCATCGGCCAGAACTTCGGCCTGCCCGACGCCACCTCCCGAGACCTGGGCCAGATCGTCTCGGCCACGCTGCGAGCCCGCGAGATCGTCCGGAAGCTGCTCGTGTTCGCCCGGCGGGTGCCGCCGGAGCGGCGCCCCGTGAAGCTCGAGCCCATCATCCGCGACGCGCTGCTGCTGCTGCGGGCGCGCTGCGAGCGCGCGGGGGTTCGAGTGGCGCTGCAGTCCGGGCCCGGATTGCCGGAGATCGTGGCCGACGCGGGGCAGCTGCAGCAGGTGGTGCTCAACCTGTGTGCGAACGCGGTCCAGAGCATGGCCCGGGGGGGCACGCTGCGCGTGTCCACGGTCCCGGCCGGCGGCGGGGTGCTGCTGACCGTGGAGGACGACGGCGAGGGCATGACCGAGGAAGTCTGCCGGCAGATCTTCACACCATTCTTCACCACCAAGGGCGTGGGCCAGGGAACCGGGCTTGGCCTCTCGGTGGTGCATGGCATCGTGACCGGCCACGGCGGCACCATCCGCGTGGAGAGCGAGCCGGGCCGAGGCACGCGCTTCGAGGTGCTGCTGCCGCCGGAGCCCCCCGAGGGCCCGCCGGCGGGGGAGCCGTTGCCCGATGAAACCTGA
- the mce gene encoding methylmalonyl-CoA epimerase, translating into MDLEFSHIGIAVRDAEDALQRWTAMGARKTGEEVLEHMRLRVVFLDMGGVTIELIAPTAADTAIAKFLERRGPGLHHLSFEVPDIEAALKNAEEQGMRLIDRTPRDGAHHMHVAFLHPDSTGGVLVEYCQPRA; encoded by the coding sequence ATGGATCTCGAGTTCTCCCACATCGGCATTGCGGTCCGCGACGCGGAGGACGCCCTGCAGCGCTGGACGGCCATGGGCGCGCGCAAGACCGGCGAAGAGGTCCTGGAGCACATGCGCCTGCGCGTGGTGTTCCTGGACATGGGCGGCGTGACCATCGAGCTGATCGCCCCCACCGCCGCGGACACGGCCATCGCGAAGTTCCTGGAGCGCCGCGGGCCCGGGCTGCACCACCTGTCCTTCGAGGTGCCGGACATCGAGGCCGCCCTGAAGAACGCCGAGGAGCAGGGAATGCGCCTCATCGACCGCACCCCGCGCGACGGCGCGCACCACATGCACGTGGCTTTCCTGCACCCGGACAGCACCGGCGGGGTGCTGGTGGAGTACTGCCAGCCGCGCGCGTAG
- a CDS encoding sigma-70 family RNA polymerase sigma factor, producing the protein MTPTGPQPETPPADDAALVARARQGDRAAFDGLVRRHAPRIFGLALRLVRDRDEAEDVVQEACVKAWLGLSAFHGGVEFRAWLLRIALNAARDHLRARRRRPDVPLDLAPEPELRETARALPDEELERRMFSERVARAVDRLGPEHREILLLRAVEELSYDEMAAALEIPRGTVMSRLARARERLRALLDEGVS; encoded by the coding sequence ATGACACCGACCGGACCTCAGCCGGAAACCCCGCCCGCGGACGACGCGGCGCTGGTGGCGCGCGCCCGGCAGGGCGATCGGGCCGCCTTCGACGGGCTGGTGCGCCGCCATGCCCCGCGGATCTTCGGGCTCGCCCTGCGCCTGGTGCGCGACCGGGACGAGGCCGAGGACGTGGTACAGGAGGCGTGCGTGAAGGCCTGGCTCGGCCTGTCCGCCTTTCACGGCGGGGTCGAGTTCCGCGCCTGGCTGCTGCGCATCGCGCTCAACGCGGCCCGCGACCACCTGCGCGCGCGCCGGAGACGGCCCGACGTGCCGCTCGACCTGGCGCCGGAGCCCGAGCTGCGCGAGACCGCCCGCGCCCTGCCCGACGAGGAGCTGGAGCGGCGGATGTTCTCGGAGCGAGTCGCTCGCGCGGTGGACCGCCTCGGCCCGGAGCACCGCGAGATCCTGCTGCTGCGGGCGGTCGAGGAACTGAGCTACGACGAGATGGCGGCCGCGCTGGAGATCCCCCGGGGCACGGTGATGTCGCGCCTGGCCCGCGCCCGCGAACGCCTGCGGGCGCTGCTGGATGAAGGAGTGTCATGA